From Choloepus didactylus isolate mChoDid1 chromosome 25 unlocalized genomic scaffold, mChoDid1.pri SUPER_25_unloc1, whole genome shotgun sequence, a single genomic window includes:
- the ZNF554 gene encoding zinc finger protein 554 isoform X4, with amino-acid sequence MTAIGPPSTPALPAQEPVFPQEESMAAAYLPAWSQDLMTFDDVAVDFSQEEWALLDPAQKSLYRDVMLETYRNLVSLGYSLFRPMMPFHLKQGEAMWTMDKEIPQASCSAEI; translated from the exons ATGACAGCCATCGGTCCTCCCTCTACCCCCG ctctgcctGCCCAGGAACCTGTTTTTCCCCAAgaggagagcatggctgctgccTACCTGCCCGCCTGGTCCCAG GACTTAATGACCTTTGACGACGTGGCAGTGGATTTCTCCCAGGAGGAGTGGGCGTTGCTGGACCCAGCCCAGAAAAGCCTGTACAGAGACGTGATGCTGGAGACATACAGGAACCTGGTCTCACTGG GGTATTCACTGTTTCGACCAATGATGCCTTTCCACTTGAAACAGGGAGAAGCCATGTGGACTATGGATAAAGAAATTCCCCAAGCCTCCTGTTCAG CTGAAATTTGA